AATTTACCATTTACAGGAAAAAGAACTTTTCCACATCCTGGACAAAATTCCATTGTATCGAAACCTCCCTTTATAGTAGTTAAATTATTTATTTTAATATAATTTTTCAAATTTATTTTATATTAAATACGTTATTATCTTTCTTTTTTATATAAAATAAATCTTGCTATATTTTCAAGAGCATATTAAAATTTATTATTATATTATTATTTTATTTTAAAATTTATATAAAAAAAAGGGGTGGGAGCATATGATAAGTAATAAATATCACTCTTATAAATACTTCATAGCATCAGATAGTATTAAGTTATGATCAAATGCTAAAGAAATACTACTAAGTTTATCAATACTAATAAATTCAGCATCACATGCATCATCATCTGCCTTTAGAAAACCTTCTTTAATAGAAGCTGTATATGCTATTGTTACAGTATGTCCTCTTGGATCACGATTTGGATCTGAATATACACCAACTAAGTTTTCAAGTTTAACATGTAGAGATGTTTCCTCAAATGCTTCACGAACTGCTGCATGTTCAACTGTTTCACCATAATCTACAAATCCACCAGGTATTG
Above is a genomic segment from Methanosphaera cuniculi containing:
- a CDS encoding NUDIX domain-containing protein → MSKYRNPALTVDIIIEKDSEIVLIKRKNDPFKGSWAIPGGFVDYGETVEHAAVREAFEETSLHVKLENLVGVYSDPNRDPRGHTVTIAYTASIKEGFLKADDDACDAEFISIDKLSSISLAFDHNLILSDAMKYL